AGCGATGAAGTTTATTTTCCTGGTGAAAACAGAGCTCATGTGACTCCATGTTGGCTGGAAAGTTTCGGCGCATGTTGCAAGAATTCACGAAACATATCACAAAAACTCCTGAAAGTATCAGACCACCGTAATCTCCCCCCACCACTCTAGACATCTTCTTCATCCAGTCCATACAGATGCTTCTGTGGTGGACTCCCTAAAGGCATATTCACTAACCTATTATAGTAAGGgaacaaattacatttatttgaccaTAGTAAAAACAGTAATTAGACAGGTATTCTGGTCCAGGAAGTGGTCAGGGGAAAAATCCTGAAGCCTCTCCATACTTTCTATGTCCACAGAGAGCCAATGCTTATACCATATGCCCGAGGCTGCATTAAAAACTGAAGGTCAGGACCTATCTTGTAGTCCAAGCATGTATAGTCGGCGTGTACGATCCATGTGGCCACAGTTTTCAGGGCTGTACAAGGATGACCACATAGGTTCATATGTATCATCATCAAAGTGGGCAGATGATGACATTCACTCCATGCGGACTTGGAAATTCTGAATCGGTATTACAGGTCAAACCTTTGCATCATCGTGTGTTTGACGTGTCgtctttactttaaaaaaaaaacttgaacaCTGTGACAAAATCAATAGACAACACACGCGAAGAAACAATATTCACCACACGGCTTCCTCATTCTTGTCTTGTTGTCTGTTCTTTAGAAGCGCGGAGGAAGAGGGTGTTGCCCGCTGTTGGACTTGTCCCGCAGCATGGTGAGCGCCGTGTTGGAGAAATCCCGCAGAATGTCCACCGTctccctctgcagcagcagggacTCCTGCACAAACTCGTGCTGGCTCTCCACCAGCAGCTGCACAGACTGGGCCAGCACCTCCAGGGACTGAGACACCGACGTCAGCAGCATCCGGCTCgcccgctgctgctgcacgctCTGAAACGCCATTTGGGCCACGTGGTCCTGGGACCTGTGGGAGGACGCTCCGGCAGGGAGAGGGTCGGACATTGAGGTGGCAGGCTGACTGGATGGGAGGGTAGAGGAGGTTAATGAAGGTGGTTGCTGAGGGTTGGACAAGAGGACAGATAATGAGGGAGCGATGGTcacaaaggaagaggaagaggaagaggaggaggaggttacAGCAGTAGAGGAAGCAGGAGGTGGTAATGTGGAGGGGGAGGGAGCAGGGTCAGAGGTAGTGTCACTGGCTgcagcggtagaagatgaggcaggaggtggaggagggagggaggaggctgTCGCGTTGGAACTTGTGGGAGAGTGCGACAGAGGAGGCCCAGCAGAGGGCAAAGCGGCGTCTGAATTCGATGCAGGGGGCACAacggaggaggtggaggcagcGGCgtcggaggaagaggagggtccAGGCGTAGGTCTGGTGGAGTTGAGGTTCTGGACGTGGTTGTTGTTCTGGCTGCTGTTTCGGGAGTAGGTGTGGACTGGTTTGACCCTCAGCAGAGGATTATTAGGCAGCAGGTCCGGGGGGGCGGCGGAGGgcggaggaagagaagaagggagggaggagaacaAGGAGTCGTCATTTTCGTCAAAGTCCATGGTGCGTTCTGTCAATGACGGACAGATATGACTGTTTAGTTTCACAGCTTCGATAGGAGGCTACAGAACAGGCACAGGTCACTGTTTCTTACTGAAAGCATAACTTTCATATAAATTAAATGAACTtaaaaagggatagttcaggatttTTGAACAGTTTCAGTGAAAACAGGGCTGCggcaaaaaaatatttaagcCAATGACACGGTGACATGAAACTGACACAGTGCATCCTGAACTGGTTGAGCTAGATGCTTAGAACTTAATTTTGTGCCATTTATTCATATTGCTGCTttgttaacactttaaaatggtCTTTTTGAAGAAGGAAACTGAGCTATCACCTGCCCATCCCTGCCTCTCAGCACAAAGAAGTGCAGTCAGCTGTATGCAACACACTGACTTTGTACAAGTACCtcgtacaaccacacttcaaaatccCAAAATTTCCCTCTAATCTCAGACAGTTAGAATCTCCCTTGCAACCCGACAGGCTGAAAGTATGTTCTTACCTCCATCGTCTCCCATGTCCATGTCAAACTCAGAGGAGGAATGATAAGGATCTCCTGCAAGACACCAACATATCACATCACGTAAACTTTTGACCGATCACCTTATACAGCGTTTACAGAGTGTAGAAGTCTGAAATTGAACTTTCTGCTTCTGATCACTCTTTTTTCAGCCCTACTTACCACTGAGGTCTTTCTcaggtgaggagagaggagaaatatCGAATGCCACTCCTCCAGGAAACGAGTGCGAGCTGTCTGTCATGCCGAGATAGGAGTAAGGGGGAGCGCTGGAGTTGGGGCTTTTGGAGAAAAGCTTTGGAACGTCATCGTCGTCACCAAACTCCTGGTCACTGTTGCCATCTGAGAAAGAACAATCGACAATTAGTTTAGTTAAAAACTGCTTTCAGACCTTCACTCAAGTCTGGACATTGTCTAGAAGAAGGCAAATGTCTGCATGAGTCGAACCTAACACTTTCTGGAAATTCTTCT
This Solea senegalensis isolate Sse05_10M linkage group LG8, IFAPA_SoseM_1, whole genome shotgun sequence DNA region includes the following protein-coding sequences:
- the zgc:113149 gene encoding uncharacterized serine-rich protein C215.13 isoform X2 — its product is MSAPWDDDDEVLKAGGMKGVLRSKPRFSLTEVKLLLDAVKKNRYIILKKFNQGVSAEAKKQTWAEITAQINGLGENHREVRQIMKKWADLKCDGKRRIVALRGPNGSTLRKKKLGPVEKMVHKILVMSPTGDGNSDQEFGDDDDVPKLFSKSPNSSAPPYSYLGMTDSSHSFPGGVAFDISPLSSPEKDLSGDPYHSSSEFDMDMGDDGVHTYSRNSSQNNNHVQNLNSTRPTPGPSSSSDAAASTSSVVPPASNSDAALPSAGPPLSHSPTSSNATASSLPPPPPASSSTAAASDTTSDPAPSPSTLPPPASSTAVTSSSSSSSSSFVTIAPSLSVLLSNPQQPPSLTSSTLPSSQPATSMSDPLPAGASSHRSQDHVAQMAFQSVQQQRASRMLLTSVSQSLEVLAQSVQLLVESQHEFVQESLLLQRETVDILRDFSNTALTMLRDKSNSGQHPLPPRF
- the zgc:113149 gene encoding flocculation protein FLO11 isoform X1 — encoded protein: MSAPWDDDDEVLKAGGMKGVLRSKPRFSLTEVKLLLDAVKKNRYIILKKFNQGVSAEAKKQTWAEITAQINGLGENHREVRQIMKKWADLKCDGKRRIVALRGPNGSTLRKKKLGPVEKMVHKILVMSPTGDGNSDQEFGDDDDVPKLFSKSPNSSAPPYSYLGMTDSSHSFPGGVAFDISPLSSPEKDLSGDPYHSSSEFDMDMGDDGERTMDFDENDDSLFSSLPSSLPPPSAAPPDLLPNNPLLRVKPVHTYSRNSSQNNNHVQNLNSTRPTPGPSSSSDAAASTSSVVPPASNSDAALPSAGPPLSHSPTSSNATASSLPPPPPASSSTAAASDTTSDPAPSPSTLPPPASSTAVTSSSSSSSSSFVTIAPSLSVLLSNPQQPPSLTSSTLPSSQPATSMSDPLPAGASSHRSQDHVAQMAFQSVQQQRASRMLLTSVSQSLEVLAQSVQLLVESQHEFVQESLLLQRETVDILRDFSNTALTMLRDKSNSGQHPLPPRF